A stretch of the Poseidonibacter parvus genome encodes the following:
- the rpsD gene encoding 30S ribosomal protein S4 codes for MARYRGPVEKIERRLDADLGLKGERRLNGKSALEKRPFAPGQHGQRRTKISEYGLQLREKQKAKFMYGVSEKQFRKYFKKASTNEGNTGSNLITLIEQRLDNVVYRMGFATTRANARQFTTHGHVLVDGKKVDIPSYVVKPGQKIEIKEKSKSNPQVVRALELTNQTGIVDWVDVDTAKAFGIFTRVPTREEVVIPVEERLIVELYSK; via the coding sequence ATGGCAAGATATAGAGGACCAGTAGAAAAAATCGAGAGAAGACTTGATGCAGACCTTGGATTAAAAGGTGAGAGAAGACTTAACGGAAAATCTGCTTTAGAAAAAAGACCATTTGCTCCAGGACAACACGGACAAAGAAGAACTAAAATTTCTGAGTACGGTTTACAATTAAGAGAAAAGCAAAAAGCTAAGTTCATGTATGGTGTTTCTGAAAAACAATTCAGAAAATACTTTAAAAAAGCTTCTACAAACGAAGGTAATACAGGATCTAACTTAATTACATTAATTGAGCAAAGATTAGATAACGTTGTTTACAGAATGGGATTTGCTACAACTAGAGCAAATGCTAGACAATTTACAACACACGGTCACGTTTTAGTTGACGGTAAGAAAGTTGATATTCCTTCTTACGTTGTAAAACCAGGACAAAAAATCGAAATCAAAGAAAAATCTAAATCTAACCCACAAGTTGTTAGAGCTTTAGAATTAACTAATCAAACTGGTATTGTTGATTGGGTTGATGTAGATACAGCAAAAGCATTTGGTATTTTTACTAGAGTTCCTACAAGAGAAGAAGTAGTTATTCCAGTTGAAGAAAGATTAATCGTAGAGTTATATTCTAAGTAA
- the rpsK gene encoding 30S ribosomal protein S11, protein MAKRKVTRKKIVRKNIADGIVHIAATFNNTMVTVTDSVGNAIAWSSAGNLGFKGSKKSTPFAAQAAVEDAVAKAMEHGIKNVGIKIQGPGSGRDTAVKAVGAIEGIRVTWLKDVTPLPHNGCRPPKRRRV, encoded by the coding sequence ATGGCAAAAAGAAAAGTTACTAGAAAAAAAATTGTAAGAAAAAATATTGCTGACGGTATCGTACATATTGCGGCTACTTTCAACAATACTATGGTTACAGTTACAGACAGCGTTGGAAATGCAATTGCATGGTCATCAGCTGGAAACTTAGGTTTCAAAGGTTCTAAAAAATCTACTCCATTTGCTGCGCAAGCTGCTGTTGAAGATGCTGTTGCTAAAGCTATGGAACATGGAATCAAAAACGTTGGTATCAAAATTCAAGGACCAGGATCTGGTAGAGACACTGCAGTTAAAGCTGTTGGTGCAATTGAAGGTATCAGAGTTACATGGTTAAAGGATGTTACACCATTACCACATAATGGTTGTAGACCTCCTAAAAGAAGAAGAGTGTAA
- a CDS encoding DNA-directed RNA polymerase subunit alpha — translation MKKFADTPFLPTEVEIETINDNEAKISAYPFESGFAITLAHPLRRLLLSSSVGYAPIAVKIEGASHEFDSLRGMLEDIAIFIINLKNIKFKINGDEEQVVVEYSFDGPKEIKGEDLINSDVEVVSPDVHLATINSDCNLTFSVIIQKGIGYMPSEDIREIVGPDYIPVDAFFTPVKKVVYDIEKMLVEDNPNFEKAVFNVQTNGQISPITAFKEAVSVMYSQMSVFNKVFDLSEVTVSDAGEEPVELKDLVVKIDDLNLSARSFNSLDRAGLKFLGELVLMSEVEVKNIKNLGKKSYDEIAEKLESLGFPVEDTLPENVASALRRKLEQLKA, via the coding sequence ATGAAAAAGTTTGCAGACACACCGTTTTTACCAACAGAAGTTGAAATCGAAACTATCAATGATAATGAAGCAAAGATTTCTGCATATCCATTTGAAAGTGGTTTTGCAATAACTTTGGCACACCCTTTAAGAAGACTTCTTCTTAGTTCTTCAGTTGGTTACGCACCAATTGCAGTAAAAATTGAAGGAGCTTCTCACGAGTTTGACTCGTTAAGAGGGATGCTAGAAGATATAGCTATTTTTATTATTAACCTTAAGAATATTAAGTTTAAAATTAATGGTGATGAAGAACAAGTAGTAGTAGAATATTCTTTTGATGGACCAAAAGAAATTAAAGGTGAAGACTTAATCAACTCTGATGTTGAAGTAGTTTCTCCAGATGTTCACTTAGCTACAATTAACTCGGATTGTAATTTAACATTCTCTGTTATTATTCAAAAAGGTATAGGTTATATGCCTTCTGAAGATATTAGAGAAATTGTTGGACCAGATTATATTCCAGTAGATGCTTTCTTTACACCAGTAAAAAAAGTAGTTTATGATATTGAAAAAATGTTAGTTGAAGATAATCCTAACTTTGAAAAAGCTGTATTTAATGTACAAACAAATGGACAAATTTCTCCAATAACTGCTTTTAAAGAAGCTGTTTCTGTTATGTATTCTCAAATGTCAGTATTTAATAAAGTATTTGATTTATCAGAAGTAACAGTTAGTGATGCAGGTGAAGAGCCAGTAGAACTAAAAGATTTAGTTGTCAAAATTGATGACTTAAATTTAAGTGCTAGATCATTCAACTCTTTAGATAGAGCTGGATTAAAATTCTTAGGTGAATTAGTACTTATGAGTGAAGTTGAAGTAAAAAATATCAAAAACCTTGGGAAAAAATCTTATGATGAAATTGCTGAAAAGCTTGAATCACTTGGTTTCCCAGTTGAAGATACACTTCCAGAAAACGTTGCTTCTGCATTAAGAAGAAAATTAGAGCAACTTAAAGCATAA
- the rpsM gene encoding 30S ribosomal protein S13, whose translation MARIAGVDLPNKKRMEYALTYIFGIGLHNSRLILDAVGIDKDKRAHELTEDEAAAIRQELQKNYMVEGDLRKKVAMDIKSLMDLGSYRGLRHRKGLPCRGQKTKTNARTRKGKKKTVGAAAK comes from the coding sequence ATGGCAAGAATCGCAGGTGTTGATTTACCAAATAAAAAAAGAATGGAATATGCTTTAACGTATATTTTTGGAATAGGGTTACATAACTCAAGATTAATTTTAGATGCTGTTGGAATCGATAAAGATAAAAGAGCTCACGAATTAACTGAAGATGAAGCTGCAGCAATTAGACAAGAATTACAAAAAAACTATATGGTTGAAGGTGATCTTAGAAAAAAAGTTGCTATGGATATTAAATCATTAATGGACTTAGGTTCTTATAGAGGTTTAAGACATAGAAAAGGTTTACCATGTAGAGGGCAAAAGACTAAGACTAATGCTCGTACTAGAAAAGGTAAAAAGAAAACTGTTGGCGCAGCAGCGAAGTAA
- the gatA gene encoding Asp-tRNA(Asn)/Glu-tRNA(Gln) amidotransferase subunit GatA: MITLKEALTLGSDDINKLRDDLTTKIKENTVGAYIEQLTSTDISTSGSGIPIAIKDNINVKNWEVTCSSNILKGYISPYNATVINNLEKAGLSAFGRANMDEFAMGSSTDTSCYGKTLNPIDNSKVPGGSSGGSAAAVAAGIAIAALGTDTGGSIRQPAAYCGVVGMKPTYGRVSRYGITAYSSSLDQCGPITQNVEDAAILYDIISGHDDKDSTSANVNYDAVTPKLDANKKLTIAVIDNFIEQASSAIQKAFSKSIKALEEAGHKIVHKNMLDTGKILSSYYIVATAEASANLSRFDGVRYGNRKGEGGLKDMYVQTKSQGFGDEVQKRIMLGSFVLSSGYYDAYYIKAQKVRHLIKDEYEEIFKDADLILSPVAPTTAPKFGSFKTSLEMYLSDIYTISVNLAGLPAISLPVDKDEDGMPVGLQLIGPAFDEQTMFDGALSLEKAINYKK, translated from the coding sequence TTGATAACTCTAAAAGAAGCACTTACTTTAGGTAGTGACGATATTAATAAATTAAGAGATGATTTAACTACAAAAATAAAAGAAAATACTGTTGGTGCATATATTGAGCAATTAACTTCAACTGATATTTCTACTTCAGGTTCTGGAATTCCAATTGCTATTAAAGATAATATAAATGTTAAAAATTGGGAAGTTACTTGTTCTAGTAATATCTTAAAAGGTTATATTTCACCATATAATGCGACTGTAATCAACAACTTAGAAAAAGCAGGTTTAAGCGCTTTTGGTCGTGCAAATATGGATGAATTTGCAATGGGAAGTTCTACTGATACTTCTTGCTATGGTAAAACATTAAATCCAATTGATAATTCAAAAGTACCTGGTGGAAGTTCTGGTGGAAGTGCTGCTGCTGTTGCTGCTGGTATTGCTATTGCTGCACTTGGTACTGATACAGGTGGTTCAATTAGACAACCTGCTGCTTATTGTGGTGTAGTTGGAATGAAACCAACTTACGGAAGAGTTTCAAGATACGGAATTACTGCATATTCATCTTCTTTAGATCAATGTGGACCAATAACTCAAAACGTTGAAGATGCTGCAATTTTATATGACATTATTTCAGGGCATGACGATAAAGATTCTACATCTGCTAATGTTAATTATGACGCAGTTACTCCAAAGCTTGATGCTAATAAAAAACTTACTATTGCGGTTATTGATAATTTTATTGAGCAAGCTAGTTCGGCTATTCAAAAAGCATTTAGTAAATCTATTAAAGCTTTAGAAGAAGCAGGACATAAAATTGTTCATAAAAACATGTTAGATACTGGAAAGATTCTTTCATCTTACTATATTGTAGCAACTGCTGAAGCATCTGCAAATCTTTCTAGATTTGATGGTGTTAGGTACGGAAATAGAAAAGGTGAGGGTGGACTTAAAGATATGTACGTTCAAACTAAATCCCAAGGATTTGGAGATGAAGTACAAAAAAGAATTATGTTAGGTTCTTTTGTATTAAGTTCTGGATATTATGATGCTTACTATATCAAAGCACAAAAAGTTAGACACTTAATCAAAGATGAATATGAAGAGATTTTTAAAGATGCAGATTTAATTCTTTCTCCAGTTGCACCTACAACTGCACCTAAGTTTGGAAGTTTTAAAACATCATTAGAAATGTATTTAAGTGATATATATACAATCTCAGTTAACTTAGCAGGACTACCTGCTATTTCTTTACCTGTTGATAAAGATGAAGATGGAATGCCAGTTGGTTTACAGCTAATTGGACCTGCATTCGATGAACAAACTATGTTTGATGGTGCATTGTCACTAGAAAAAGCAATTAATTATAAAAAATAA
- the rpmJ gene encoding 50S ribosomal protein L36 gives MKVRASVKKMCDKCKIVKRRGVVRVICETKKHKQRQG, from the coding sequence ATGAAAGTTAGAGCTTCAGTAAAGAAGATGTGTGACAAATGTAAAATTGTCAAAAGAAGAGGTGTCGTAAGAGTGATTTGCGAAACTAAAAAACACAAACAAAGACAAGGATAA
- the rplQ gene encoding 50S ribosomal protein L17, whose protein sequence is MRHKHGYRKLSRTSSHRKALLKNMAIAIIEREKIETTVPKAKELQRYIERLVTTARNADLNTHRQVFAALQSKEATKKLINEIAPKYEGRNGGYTSIIKTRIRRGDATQMAFISFV, encoded by the coding sequence ATGAGACATAAGCACGGATATAGAAAGTTAAGTAGAACTTCTTCTCATAGAAAAGCATTGTTAAAAAACATGGCAATTGCAATTATCGAAAGAGAAAAGATTGAAACAACTGTTCCAAAAGCAAAAGAATTACAAAGATATATTGAAAGATTAGTAACTACTGCTAGAAATGCAGATTTAAATACTCATAGACAAGTATTTGCAGCATTACAAAGTAAAGAAGCTACTAAAAAATTAATAAACGAAATTGCACCTAAATACGAAGGTAGAAACGGTGGATATACTTCAATTATTAAAACAAGAATTAGAAGAGGTGATGCTACTCAAATGGCATTCATTTCATTCGTATAA